The window catagccttgtccaaagtccctctccagctctcttctATCCctctttaggtactggaaggggCAGTGcggtctccctggagccttctcttcgGAGAacagctctcagcctgtccccacagcagaggtgctccagtcctcAGCCATCACCTCAGCGCTTCCCTTTGCTCCTCTTTTCCAGACAAAGACAACTTAGCTTGAACCTCGCTACCGGCACCGAGAGCCGCGGCCGCGCCGGGTCCCGCGGAACGGGAGCGCGGCGGTGACATCACATCCCGGGCGGTGCCATCGCATCCCAGGGTAGTGACATCGCGTCCAGGGGCGGTGCCATCGCATCCCAGGGCGGTGCCATCGCGTCCCGGGCGGAATCGCATCACAGAGCGGCGCGTTCCGCTTCCGGCGGCCGCGATGGTGGAGcagggaggcggcggcggcgccatGAGCTTCCTCAAGCGCTTTCCGCCGCCGGCCGACGGCGTCCGCCACCAGCAGCCGGATACGGAGGCGCTGCTGGCGGGGCGCAGCCTGGGCTCCGGCACCCTCTACATCGCCGAGAGgtgcggggacacgggggctGGGACCGCTCGGGGGCTGCCCGGGGCGGCCTGAGGGGCCCGGGATGGGGCTCGGGTGAAGGGGCCGTGATGTGGGGGAAGCCCTTAGGGGCTGTGAGGCTCTGCGGGCCGCCCCGCTGCTCCTGCTCGTTTTAAAGCCggcaagaggcagcagcaccccagggacccggctggctggggctgcagggccggCCTGGATGGGACTTGGGGCAGCCTGCcgtagtgggaggtgtccctgcccagggcaggggctcggAACGAGATGGCTGTAAggttccttcccacccaaaccattttgtaaAGCTCAGCACGGTGGAGaaatgtgcacttgcagcccagaaagccagtTGTATCCTGGGCCGCAGCAAAAGCAGCGtggccagctgggcaggagaggaaCTTCTGCCCCCTGCTTTTGTGAGGAGTGCTGTATCCAGCACTGGAACCCCCAACATAAGAAGGACCTGGAACTCTTGGAGCAAGTCCGGCAGACACCACGAAGTTGATAAGGGGGTTGGAGCACCTCTTCTATGAAGGCAGGCTGAGaaagttggggctgttcaggcTAGAGAAGAGAAAGTTGTGTGGAGACCTCATGGCAGCCTCCCAGTATCAGAAGGGGTGCAGAGAGGGCTCTTTGACAGGAACTGTAGTGCTAGGACAGGGAGGAATGTCTTCAAACTGGAAAAGAGCACTGGATTGGTTTTTAGGagaaaattctttactgtgagcagggtgagagcctggcacaggttgcctagagaagctgtggatgtcccatccctggaagtgttcaaggccaggttggatgtggTTCTGAGCATcctggtgtagtggaaggtgtccctgcccaaggcagttGATCTttcaggtcttttccaacccaaaccattctgtaattaAAACAATGGCAGATCTCCTCTTTTGGTAGGGGAGTACACAGGGCTGTTGGGTTTCTGCAGTTAATAACTGCTCTGGTTCTGTGAAGTCTGTCATGTTGCATTAATCATGTGGAGACTGTACTTACTAGGCAGAAATCAGTCTGGTTATTCTGGAAGATGTCATCTGAGCTCTTTATGGTCTCCTTTCAATTCTCCCTGCATTGTATAGCTCAGGGAGACACCTTGATGATTAAAAcaatgtaattttctttaacCACGGAAAAGTACTCAATATATTATGCAATTGAAGAACATTGTTGGAACAAaagcataatttaaaatgtgcaCTTTTAAAAACTTCAGACTAGGAAACTTTTATGAAATGGCCAATATTGTTGAAAGAGCTTTTGCCCTACCTGAGCTTGTTAGTGCTGTGTTGGAGAGGAATCTCTCTGGAATTTTGTTCACTGTTTTATTTAGTTTGGTTGCAGCTACCAAGCCTTCTCTTTGTGGGGTATCTTCTCTGAGGACGTGTAATGTTGAGTTTCCTTGTAAGTTGCTTTCAGTAGACTTTTGTGTGAGGCGCCTGCAGGTAGGTCTGCCAGCTTCTTCTCCGTGTGTTTCAAGTGCACCACAGAGCTTTCACCAGAGTCACTTGTTGGGATGAACAGAAAACACCAGTGTTTGCAGGAATGCCATGGGAGAGCTGGGCATCCAGGAGCAGAGTGTGGCTCTTGATCCATGTACCCCACCAGCAGCTGTAAACATTGACGACTGCATAGTTGAGGCTAGGAAATAAAGTTCGTGCTCCCACTGTACGAGCTCTTGCTCTCAGCCGGATTTTGCAAGGCCAGGAGTCTTCTGTGAACTTCCCATTGATTTTGTCCCACCACAAAAAGCTTGTGAATGCTGAGTTTTGCACATGGTGGAGGTCTTGCTTTCTGGCACTGAGTATTTCTGTTCACTGTGTGACATCATTGATTACAGGCACCCAAATCTAGTTTGAGTGTGATTTCTCAGTGTGTAGAAAGATGTTGATTGCTCTGATACGAAGGAGGCAGCATCCTGGTGGTGACAACCTGTGCTGTCTCTTGCTGTGGTTAGGGATGACAGTGAAAGTGGGGAAAGCTGAGGCTATGGCACAGAAGTTGTGACTGGAGGAATACCCATAACCTGTCTCTGCTGATCACAGAACTGGCTGCTTTTCTACCTACAGGCTATACACACATCAGATCTATAATCCTCTAGGAATTATGACACTGACCCACCTTTCAGTGTCCTCTTTGTCTTGGAAAACCACATTTAATATTTTGAGTTGCAAGTCACACTCTGGAACCTCTGTAGTTGACTTTGGAATGATAGATATCTGCAGGGAGAAGAAGATGGAGAGTCAGGGaggaaaattcagcatttaGTGCAAATGTGATAAGGCTGTGGTGGGTTTAGGGTTCTTAGCTTCACATTCTTCTTTTACCTCAGCCATCAGTTAGTGCTCTTGCAAAGTCCTGTTCAGGCAGGTCCAGGACTGTGCGTGCCTGCAGGGTGGGTGGGCTAAGTGCCTTGTCCACAATTGCTCAcgttttggggttggtttgctTTTCTACATACTGTCCTCTGTTAGTTTCTAACTTGTCTCTTCTTTGTTTCCTCCCTCGTTAGTCGCCTGTCTTGGCTGGACAGCTCTGGAGTTGGCTTCTCCCTGGATTACCCCACCATAAGTTTGCATGCTGTCTCCAGGGACCTGAGTGCCTACCCAAGGGAGCACCTGTACGTCATGGTGAACGCCAAGTTTGAAGGTGAGGAGTGCTGCTTGCTGCTCCCACGCAGTCCTGAGGGACAGGATTTCCTCCTCTGTAGGAGGAAGTGTTCATTTTAAGTAATTGCTTGTATTTTCTTGTGGATTTCCCTGAAGGATAGTCATTGTAGAAACACAGCTTAGCCTTGGTTTAGAGTCACTTTGCAATTCTGCCCTCAGCTTGTGGCTGGGTATACTGAAGTTGCTGAGAATCAGTTCTCTGCCCTCTCACACTGTTCTAAATAATTTAGTTCCTCTGGCAGTCTGCCTGTGATTCCATCTTGAGtatgcttttttctttattgaatTTATGTTAATGTTGCTGCCCTCTCCAGGCTTGATGAATTCCTGCTGTTTCACAGGCAGGGaacttttcattcattttctccCACAGCTTGGTTAAATACAAACAAGAAAAGGCAATAGGTCATGTTACCAGGCTTTTATAAATCTTTGTAGATGGCCCACAAAACACATCTTTTTGACCATTCTTGTTTTGATGTAGAGAAAACAAGCTCTCTGTTTCACCGTTTGTATGACGGtagtattttttatatataaatatattttttttcttctggtatACCTGGTAGTATTTTAAGTGTGTCAAAAACTGCCATCACAATTATAGATTAAATGGGTGTTAGGTCCTGAGCAggtctccttttccccttcatgCCTACTGGTCATCACAGCTAAAGGTTAAAATCTGGcgtttaatttttttgtttagtgtATCCAGAAAGTAATGACAAGACTCTGAGGAGATGGAGATGCTTTTAAGCTATTAGTGCATTGTTTCCTTCTCTTATGTTACTAATGTTCTCTGACAGTCTATCACTACAAATAATAAGAGGACATTTGCATATGTCTCTTTGttcttcttcctcattttcctttaaCTGTGGTTATTTTGAAGTAAAAAGGGCCTCATCTGAAGAAAGATACTGTTTGTAGCTTTTAATTCATTCTGATTATGGCATTTGAAAATATGGATATCCTGCGAAAGCCTCTATGTAGAAATCCTTAATAGATTGATTTTTTATGGATATTTTTTGTGGGTATATTTTATAGTATGTCATCTCTGCCTACAGTAAATCTTCCACAACAGATAAGTTTTACTTTTCAAAGTCTAGCCCTGGCCTTCAATTTTAACTGCTGAATAGTGTTAAACCTTCCACTTAGTTGGCTTCAGGAGTCTTCATCCACAGTTGTGCAGGGAACATTGCGTTCTTCCTCTCAGAGTTTTGCGTGtgctctctgtgtgtttgtgcctTGTCCTCACCCCTTTTTTAGAAAAAGGCACTCAGAGCTTGACTGCATTGAAAACAAAGAGCTGGACTCAGCAGTAAcaagctgtgcctgcaggggtCAGTTGGAAAAGAAGTGGGTAGCTTCCCTGCACTCTTCATTTTTGGGGCAGCTGCCTGGCAGCTTCTTGGCATCTTCGTATTCTTGGTGGTGCCGGTTTTGTGTGTGATTTTGAGTGGTGCCACTCTCAGTGGCACAGCCTCTTCTCCTGTAGAAAGTAATTGTGCACTTCTGAGGCAGTCAGtgccgtgtccccagccccgaAATGAGGAAGTGCAGccatttttgtggggtttttattcacagaaagcaaaacactGATGCTTATTTATTCACGTAGATGGTGTACAGAAGTCAGGAAGCACTGGTACTGTCACTGGTTCTGGGTGCACTTCATATTTCTGACATCTTCCTGGCTGACTAGGAATGTTGGAAATGGAGCAGAGATCCTCTGCATATGTCAGAGTCCCTTTGAGGGGCCACACTGGAAGCTGGCTGATTTTGTGACAGTAATGCTAAGGatccattaaaaaatccatGTGATTTAAAAAACGATAAAAGGGAGTCTGAGCATTGTTGTTTGTAATAAGAATCAGGCAATTTTCCTGAATTACATGAGTGCATCGTGTGACCAGTACAGAAATCTTTACTCCTTAAGTTATAAACAGAGAGGATTTAACATGTGTTGCAAGTGTTGTTGAGATGCTCTGAGAGGGCCTCATTTATCCATGTGGGTCTTGGAGTGTCAcagggttttttgggagaaCAGAGTGGAGGTTTTGGGCCTCTCCTGGACTGTTTCTGATTTTGGATTATGTGTGTGTTCCTGGAAGAATAAAcaaatgtgacttttttttttttttacaagataAACATTTCATCTAAATCTTTCAATTTCTTAAAGAGGAGACAAAAGAGGCTCCCATGACTGAAGGAGAGGGGGATGACAGCGATGATGATGTCGAACCAATTGCGGAATTCAGATTTGTACCTAGCGACAAATCAGCCTGTAAGTGCAAGTGGGAGCTGTGTTTTACTTCCAAGTCCTGGTTATATGTGGGAGACACTTGGGTGCAGAGGTGTAAATACCATGATCCTTCAGTGTCCTTCTTTAGTGACTTGATTCCTGTGTGCTGGGAAGAATAAAGCAAATTGTTTTATCTGGCTTGAAAAATGGACTCTTTCAAGCAGCTGCTTCTCAAGGAGAATTCCAGtgctttaaaatagaaactgttgAGTATAAATACACAACGTGGATAATCTCACTTGTATACATTTGCAGAGAATATGTGTGGGAAATGTCCTTTTAATTACAAATTCAGTGATATTTGAGTCAGTGACAATTTCATTAGAAACATTCTAATGCCCTGGTACTGGAAAGCTGTCATATCCTGTGGATATGACAGTGGAGCTTACAGTTGGATTCAAGTTTTAGGAATCTGATGGAGGAAATGCTGCAAGTTTTCCTGCAGTAGGTAACCACAGACATAACTGTCCAGAGAGAAAGCTTTATCATCAATGAAATAATGCAAAAGTGCTGTTAAGAGGCTAAAGCACCAGGCTGGATCTCTGAAACCTGATTTGTTTCTTACATGGCTTCTGGCTCGTTGGATGATGTTTTCAAATATGAATTCAACTGTGGTTCTGCTAAAGGAGTATTCTGACTCCCTCTGATCAGTCAGAGGGGCTTTCTTGCCTGTTGCTTTGGGGTGTTGGTGAGGTTTGTGTTCACTTGTGTTCCTGCAGTGGAAGCCATGTTCTCAGCGATGTGTGAGTGCCAGGCCCTGCACCCAGACCCGGAGGACGAGGACTCAGACAACGATTACGAAGGGGACGAGTACGATGTCGAGGCCCGCGGTTGGTAACAGTTGCTTCTTTTGAAATACCTGCCAGCACTTGCATACCTGGTGTCTGTCATAATTGTTTATAACTCATTTTGCCTGAACATCCCTTTTGTCACAGACACAGTATAGAAATTCATAAATCTGCAGAAAACCTGTCATTCCTGTCACAATGACAGGAGTTCAGCAAAAGCATTGTTCTGGCTTTCCAAAGCCCACAGACACAAGGAGCAgcctttccccttcccagtggctgtgctggcccaggttcagtgcctgtgctgctttgtgGTCAGTTCACATTGCTGTGTGTATTCTGTACCTGTGTAAACAGCTTTTTAATCTGTCAGTTAATCTGGGCATAACTTGCCGAGGTACTCCCCTATTCCTCCACCTCTGAATGTTTCTGGCTCCTAAACTTAAGTCTGCTAAACATAAACTTGTTTTTGCAGAGCTAGAACAAGGTGACATCCCAAGCTTTTACACATACGAAGAGGGATTGTCACATTTAACTGCAGAAGGGCAGGCCACACTGGAGAGGTTAGAAGGCATGTTAGCCCAGTCTGTCAGCACCCAGTACAACATGGCTGGAGTGAGAACAGAGGACTCCATAAGGGAGTTTGAAGGTAAGACATGCTTTTGTTTTACTAAACACTGTGTCTTCATCAGTGACACAGCCAGTGGGAtcgagtgcaccctcagcaagtttgcaaaCACCAAGCTGAGGGGTGCACTTGACACTCCTGAAGGATTGGATGCCTTCTAGGGGGTCCTCAACAAATGTGAGGAGTGGATCCATGGGAACCTCATGAGGTTCAtcaaggccaagtgcaaggcGCTGCACCTGGGTTGGAGCAACTCCCAGTATCAACACAAGCTGGGAGATGAAGGGAttaagagcagccctgccaaaaaggacctgggggtgctggtggatgaaAAGTTTCACCTAACCTGGCAATGTGCACTCGCAGCCCAGAACACCAGTCATGTCCTAGGCTGTAGCCAAAGCAGCGTGGCCCCAGGGTGAGGGAGGACAGTCTGTTCCTCTGCTGCACTCAGGTCCCTATCCAGCACAATAGGATAGGGACCTACTgcagtgagtccagaggaggtcATTAATATGATCAGGAGTCTGGGGCACCTCTGCTATGGAAACAGACTGAAATAGTtagggtgttcagcctggaaaagccaaggctctggggagaccttacTGAGgcctttcagtacttaaagGTGGGGATGGACTTTTTTGTAAGGCCAGTTgtaggacaagagggaatggcttcaaaccaAAGAAGGTGAGACTTACATTGATAAAAGGAGAGATTTTTTACCATGGAGGTGGTGAGTGTGgatgccaccatccctggaagtgttcaaggccaggctggatggggcttggagcagcctggtctgttgggaggtgtccctgcccatggctgcaaggtcccttcccacccaagccattccatggttctatgaTATGGAAGTGGTGGCTCTCCAGTTTGGCTGATCCATAAAGCAGGACTGGGGGAATGTGATGCCATGGGTGATACCTCCCTGCAGAAGGTGAGGGATCACTCACATGCCCATGGACCTGTGGGCACCATGTTGCCTGCTGTGGATAGCGGGCAATTGTGATTGCCTGCTGTGTTAGAGTGAGCACTTCAGTGTTAAGAACACTTGATTCTTCTTGGTAGGATTTCCTGGAACAGTGGTAAAGTGAAGTTGatttaggattaaaaaaaattaaatgtatcaGTCTATTCCCACGGTTGGGAAGCATTTTCTACTCTAAATGAGTTGtagtttttatttgggttttgattttgggtttgtttttttttatacCCTAAATTATAAGTTAACAGTAATCTTAACAGAGTTCAGGGTGAATTCTGAATCATTCAAACACACTGAAacagaattattaaaaaaaatctatttttctgaAGGATGGTGTCTCTTAATTCTATTGATTGTTCAAGTGTGTATTTAAGgagtaaaatttcttttttgttgggGGAAAACCATCTGATTTCTCAGACTGTCTTTTGTGTGCTGTTTTCCCTACAGCAATATATTTTCTGGGAGAAGAATAGAAAAGTAGTTTAGTAGtgttgcttctttttttaatatataaattgCAGTGCTTTTTATATGCCCTCATGTTTTTGAAAGATGGAAAATGATCCAGCAGTTGTGGATTTCTAGAAAATAATAACTAATTTGTTCTCATCCACAGGGAGAGGTTTTTAATCTTACTTGTTTTTTCAGTTATGTTCAGGTTTACTTTGTTCTGCAGTTTTGAATAAATTTATGTATAGACAACCATAGGTGATAGGCTCCTGTTTCAGCTGTGCCCTTTGTTTGAAAATTTAGTCAGGTGTCTGAATTCCAAAATTCCAGAAATGAATATAAATTGAACAGCAAGTATGTCACGTCTCAGAGTCATCTTCATcaattttgtttacttttctgATCT is drawn from Zonotrichia leucophrys gambelii isolate GWCS_2022_RI chromosome 1, RI_Zleu_2.0, whole genome shotgun sequence and contains these coding sequences:
- the CLNS1A gene encoding methylosome subunit pICln, with amino-acid sequence MVEQGGGGGAMSFLKRFPPPADGVRHQQPDTEALLAGRSLGSGTLYIAESRLSWLDSSGVGFSLDYPTISLHAVSRDLSAYPREHLYVMVNAKFEEETKEAPMTEGEGDDSDDDVEPIAEFRFVPSDKSALEAMFSAMCECQALHPDPEDEDSDNDYEGDEYDVEARELEQGDIPSFYTYEEGLSHLTAEGQATLERLEGMLAQSVSTQYNMAGVRTEDSIREFEDGMEVDIAPVVAGQFEDAEVDH